From the genome of Populus trichocarpa isolate Nisqually-1 chromosome 15, P.trichocarpa_v4.1, whole genome shotgun sequence, one region includes:
- the LOC7456636 gene encoding metalloendoproteinase 5-MMP, translating into MYLVSEKITPTNPRSRCCCCRLPSCLLYQSGVHSSRNLETSSSLIDHRRTSPLLLKNPLSISSNQNQKPLFVGKFSFSRTQNQTIMTKSRQHHHRFIIRTILLLLSLNSVPSISAHFFPNFTSIPEELLKNATGNPWDFFQQLAGCHAGKKYDGLAKLKHYFQYFGYIPNSLSNFTDDFDDYLESALRTYQQNFNLNVTGELDDQTVNHVVRPRCGNPDIINGSTSMNSGKTNNTSSSHHLHTVSHYSFFTGQPRWRKQALTYVFSPENQLSDEVKAVFSRAFDRWSTVIPLNFSQTDSIYTADIRIAFFSGDHGDGEPFDGVLGTLAHAFSPQNGRLHLDDDEHWVVTDDVRTSTLTSAVDLESVAVHEIGHLLGLGHSSVEESIMYPSISSRTRKVELATDDIEGIQTLYGSNPNFNGSSAQSVQEETGSGSGAAHCVHSRWGLTGLIMALCFTFLLL; encoded by the coding sequence ATGTATTTGGTTTCGGAGAAAATAACACCAACAAATCCAAGAAGTCGATGTTGCTGTTGCCGGCTTCCTTCCTGCCTCCTTTACCAATCGGGCGTTCATTCCTCTAGAAACTTGGAAACTTCCTCCTCTTTAATTGACCATCGTCGCACCTCTCCTCTGCTACTTAAAAACCCCCTCTCAATTTCTtccaatcaaaaccaaaaacctCTCTTTGTCGGCAAATTCTCTTTCTCGAGAACTCAAAACCAAACAATCATGACAAAATCACGGCAACATCATCATCGTTTCATAATTCGCACAATTCTTCTTCTACTCTCACTTAACTCAGTTCCTTCAATCTCTGCTCACTTTTTCCCTAACTTCACTTCAATCCCAGAAGAGTTGCTCAAGAACGCCACCGGTAATCCGTGGGATTTCTTCCAACAACTAGCCGGCTGCCACGCAGGTAAAAAATACGACGGCTTAGCCAAGCTCAAACACTACTTCCAATACTTCGGCTACATCCCCAATTCCCTCTCCAATTTCACCGATGATTTCGACGACTACCTTGAATCTGCTCTCCGAACTTACCAACAAAACTTCAACCTTAACGTCACTGGCGAACTCGACGACCAAACAGTGAACCACGTCGTGCGGCCCAGATGCGGCAATCCGGATATAATCAACGGCTCTACGAGTATGAACTCTGGCAAGACCAATAATACCTCGTCAAGCCATCACTTACACACGGTCTCTCATTACAGCTTCTTCACTGGCCAGCCTCGTTGGAGAAAACAAGCCTTAACCTACGTGTTCTCGCCGGAAAATCAACTATCCGACGAGGTCAAGGCCGTTTTCTCCCGCGCTTTTGACCGTTGGTCAACGGTGATTCCATTGAATTTCTCACAGACGGATTCTATCTACACAGCTGATATCCGGATTGCGTTTTTCAGTGGCGATCATGGAGATGGAGAGCCGTTTGATGGGGTCTTGGGGACACTTGCACATGCTTTTTCTCCCCAAAACGGGCGACTCCATCTTGACGACGACGAGCATTGGGTTGTGACAGATGATGTCAGGACATCAACGTTGACGTCAGCTGTTGATTTGGAGTCCGTGGCAGTGCATGAGATTGGACATTTGTTAGGTTTAGGGCATTCCTCTGTGGAAGAGTCTATCATGTACCCTAGTATTTCTTCAAGGACAAGGAAAGTTGAATTGGCCACCGATGACATTGAAGGGATCCAAACGCTGTATGGTAGCAATCCTAATTTTAATGGTTCATCTGCACAGTCCGTTCAGGAAGA